The following proteins are encoded in a genomic region of Sneathiella marina:
- the rdgB gene encoding RdgB/HAM1 family non-canonical purine NTP pyrophosphatase: MTSSRKFTGPKLVVASHNPGKVREIRALLEEFGVTPVSAGDMGLPEPIEDGESFIANAKIKALAAARATNIISLSDDSGFAVDILDGAPGIYSARWAGPEKDFSLAMQTVEDKLKEKQASDPVQRSASFICALTLAWPDGHTESFEGRIDGTAVWPPRGCNGFGYDPVFVPTGFDQTFGEMDPSAKHAMSHRANAFRQLIDACFSTT, from the coding sequence TTGACAAGCAGCCGAAAATTTACTGGCCCCAAACTGGTTGTTGCAAGCCATAACCCCGGAAAGGTTCGTGAAATTCGGGCGCTGCTGGAAGAATTTGGGGTTACACCTGTATCCGCAGGGGATATGGGACTGCCGGAACCCATCGAAGACGGGGAGAGCTTTATCGCCAATGCAAAGATAAAAGCATTGGCGGCGGCACGGGCGACAAATATTATAAGCCTGAGTGACGACTCGGGGTTTGCCGTTGATATCCTTGACGGTGCTCCTGGGATTTATTCTGCGAGATGGGCCGGGCCTGAAAAGGACTTCTCCCTCGCCATGCAGACTGTTGAAGACAAACTAAAAGAAAAACAGGCCAGCGATCCGGTGCAGAGGTCCGCATCATTCATTTGCGCGCTGACACTTGCCTGGCCTGACGGGCATACGGAAAGCTTCGAGGGTCGCATAGACGGTACGGCAGTCTGGCCACCGCGAGGGTGCAATGGATTTGGATATGATCCTGTATTCGTACCAACCGGGTTTGACCAGACTTTTGGCGAAATGGACCCGTCCGCCAAGCATGCGATGAGCCATCGAGCGAACGCATTTCGGCAGTTGATTGATGCGTGCTTCTCAACAACCTAA
- the rph gene encoding ribonuclease PH — MRPSGRALDELRNISMEPGYAKNAEGSCFIKCGDTHVLCTASVEERVPPFLRNSGKGWVTAEYGMLPRSTGSRMGREAARGKQQGRTVEIQRLIGRSLRALVNIEGFGERQITVDCDVIQADGGTRTASITGAYVALYQAFDKLVEQGKILEVPMKGQVAAVSCGLYKGNPVLDLDYPEDSNAQADANFVLTSNGHIIEIQGTAEEDPFSEAQFGSLFSLAKKGVSELCAMQREALGI; from the coding sequence ATGCGCCCTTCCGGTAGAGCACTTGACGAGTTACGTAACATTAGTATGGAACCTGGATATGCAAAAAATGCAGAAGGGTCTTGTTTTATCAAATGTGGCGATACACATGTCCTGTGCACGGCAAGCGTCGAGGAACGCGTCCCGCCCTTTTTGCGTAATTCCGGTAAGGGATGGGTTACGGCCGAATACGGCATGCTGCCGCGCTCAACGGGCTCTCGCATGGGCCGGGAAGCGGCTCGGGGCAAGCAGCAGGGTCGCACCGTGGAAATTCAAAGACTGATCGGTAGATCTTTGCGTGCGCTGGTCAATATCGAAGGCTTCGGCGAGCGGCAAATAACGGTTGATTGTGATGTCATTCAGGCGGATGGCGGAACACGGACCGCGTCTATAACCGGTGCCTATGTGGCGCTTTATCAGGCCTTTGATAAGCTTGTCGAGCAGGGAAAGATATTGGAAGTCCCGATGAAAGGCCAGGTTGCCGCTGTTTCTTGCGGTTTGTACAAGGGGAACCCGGTGCTGGATCTTGATTATCCGGAAGACAGTAACGCACAGGCAGACGCAAACTTCGTGCTGACCTCAAATGGGCACATTATTGAGATTCAAGGGACAGCGGAAGAAGACCCGTTCTCTGAAGCACAGTTTGGCAGTCTTTTTAGTCTCGCAAAAAAAGGAGTCTCGGAGCTGTGCGCAATGCAACGTGAGGCGCTGGGAATTTGA